The Geobacillus stearothermophilus ATCC 12980 genome contains a region encoding:
- a CDS encoding YwmB family TATA-box binding protein — protein MRKNRMKWLLALMLASLFFAAWQYRTEGAQGDEWSKPMETMARTLAQHGASLGRWVIYTREYARDIQNDADFFKKMAELKQTYRSFHWSFAKSGHWQKAIGKNEHAFFQEQIQLVMTVTNGTPQTYILYEATGPKWSRIGWKEAARQIQMKTNGLFVNDPTFYACIEGEFNGNMKGGLFDQASRLVRNFQAKPVEWLREESFVSLSAYTGQWKNVLPAAKQQPINLQLALRERLGGKTRVVVGTPIITIEY, from the coding sequence ATGAGAAAAAACCGGATGAAATGGCTGCTGGCGCTCATGCTGGCCAGCCTGTTTTTCGCCGCCTGGCAATACCGGACGGAAGGCGCGCAGGGGGACGAATGGTCAAAACCGATGGAAACGATGGCGCGCACGCTGGCGCAACACGGTGCTTCGCTTGGCCGCTGGGTCATTTACACAAGAGAGTATGCCCGCGATATTCAAAATGATGCGGACTTTTTCAAAAAAATGGCGGAATTGAAACAAACATATCGTTCGTTTCACTGGTCGTTTGCCAAAAGCGGACATTGGCAAAAAGCGATCGGCAAAAACGAGCACGCCTTCTTCCAAGAACAAATCCAGCTCGTGATGACCGTCACAAACGGTACGCCGCAAACGTATATCCTCTATGAAGCAACGGGCCCCAAATGGAGCCGGATTGGGTGGAAAGAAGCAGCACGCCAGATTCAAATGAAGACGAACGGCCTATTTGTGAACGACCCTACATTTTATGCTTGTATTGAAGGCGAATTCAATGGTAATATGAAAGGTGGTTTGTTCGATCAGGCTTCTCGGCTGGTGCGCAACTTTCAAGCGAAACCGGTTGAGTGGTTGCGGGAAGAGTCATTCGTTTCCCTGTCTGCATATACTGGGCAGTGGAAGAACGTTCTCCCGGCCGCCAAGCAACAGCCGATCAACCTGCAACTCGCCTTGAGGGAAAGATTGGGCGGCAAGACGCGCGTCGTTGTTGGAACCCCAATCATTACCATTGAATATTAA
- a CDS encoding DUF1146 family protein: MMPIIGQQALLSIIIHLVFMAVTWWTLQAVRLEVLLKPNRVVQGRLLYILLTIAIGSTVANFFLDYWAWSTDLPYLFRD, translated from the coding sequence GTGATGCCCATCATCGGTCAACAGGCGCTGCTGTCGATTATCATTCATTTAGTGTTCATGGCGGTGACGTGGTGGACGCTGCAAGCTGTCCGGCTTGAAGTGCTTCTGAAGCCGAACCGCGTCGTCCAAGGGCGGCTGCTGTACATTTTATTGACGATTGCGATCGGCTCAACGGTTGCGAACTTTTTCCTCGACTATTGGGCATGGTCGACCGATTTGCCGTATTTGTTTCGCGACTAG
- a CDS encoding NADH-quinone oxidoreductase subunit M produces MIFLSLLVFSPLLGIMLLLFVRKTDERMIQWLGTAATVPPLILALFAFIQSGRGFRLERLDEAHDWVRLANLPFLTDAAYVIRYELSIDGLSLVFIVLTAVLATLAAATSLLVKAEKKGYFMWLLALEIGMLGVFATANFIWFFLFLEVTLVAMFLLVGKWGGFERERAAYSYLLYNGLGSALLLVVIAVLVARTGTANFALLREMLHNPVAQGQLIAPLTEEGRHWLLGGLLLAFAVKLPAVPLHRWLIRVHVEAPPPVVMLHAGVLLKIAAYGMIRFGIGLFPDEFRTFAGVIAVVGVINVLYGALLAIRQSELKHVLAYSSIAHAGYLLAGVAAMSWAMIDSLWIYLLAYVFMNIGAFAIVAHIAHQTGSDDFDGLSGLYRHRPLLAAALGLFLLSLAGIPGTAGFIAKLYLFIGLVVTEPGHYVLAAVMAVTTVISYVYYFNLLVQLFFRPASLAPLGRLPAGLSADVVVCALGTLVIGWMPGLAYDVLAQFGHFGDFLP; encoded by the coding sequence ATGATTTTTTTATCGCTGCTCGTCTTTTCGCCGCTGTTAGGCATCATGTTGCTGCTGTTTGTCCGCAAAACGGATGAACGAATGATTCAATGGCTCGGAACGGCCGCCACCGTACCGCCGCTCATTTTGGCGTTGTTTGCTTTCATTCAGTCTGGACGCGGGTTTCGCCTCGAGCGGCTCGATGAGGCGCACGATTGGGTGCGGCTTGCCAACCTTCCGTTTTTAACGGATGCAGCGTATGTGATCCGCTATGAGCTCAGCATCGATGGGCTGTCGCTTGTCTTTATCGTTCTGACCGCGGTGTTGGCGACTTTGGCGGCTGCCACGTCCTTGTTGGTCAAAGCGGAGAAAAAAGGATATTTTATGTGGCTGCTCGCATTGGAGATCGGCATGCTCGGCGTATTTGCAACCGCCAATTTCATCTGGTTTTTCCTCTTCCTCGAAGTGACGTTGGTCGCCATGTTTTTGCTTGTCGGCAAGTGGGGCGGGTTTGAGCGCGAGCGGGCGGCGTACAGCTACTTGTTGTACAACGGGCTCGGCTCGGCTTTGCTGCTTGTTGTGATCGCCGTCCTTGTCGCCCGCACCGGGACCGCAAACTTCGCGTTGCTCCGTGAGATGTTACATAACCCGGTCGCTCAAGGGCAGCTGATCGCCCCGCTCACCGAAGAGGGGCGGCATTGGCTGCTTGGCGGGCTGTTGTTGGCGTTTGCCGTCAAGCTGCCGGCCGTTCCGCTTCACCGCTGGCTCATTCGCGTGCACGTCGAAGCGCCGCCGCCGGTCGTCATGCTTCACGCCGGGGTGCTGTTGAAGATTGCGGCGTACGGGATGATCCGCTTCGGGATCGGCTTGTTTCCGGACGAGTTTCGCACGTTTGCTGGCGTCATCGCGGTGGTGGGAGTCATAAACGTATTGTACGGCGCGCTGTTGGCGATCCGGCAGAGCGAGTTGAAACATGTGCTCGCCTATTCAAGCATCGCCCACGCCGGCTACTTGCTCGCCGGGGTTGCCGCGATGTCGTGGGCGATGATCGATTCGCTTTGGATTTACTTGCTCGCTTATGTGTTTATGAACATCGGGGCGTTTGCCATCGTTGCGCATATCGCGCACCAGACCGGCTCCGATGATTTCGATGGGCTGTCCGGCTTGTACCGCCATCGCCCGCTGCTCGCTGCAGCCCTCGGGCTGTTCTTGCTCTCGCTCGCCGGCATTCCGGGGACGGCCGGCTTTATCGCCAAGCTCTATTTGTTCATCGGCCTTGTCGTCACCGAGCCGGGCCATTACGTGCTCGCGGCGGTGATGGCGGTGACGACGGTGATCTCGTATGTATACTACTTCAATTTGCTCGTTCAACTCTTTTTCCGTCCGGCTTCCCTCGCGCCGCTTGGCCGGCTGCCGGCCGGGCTGTCGGCCGATGTGGTCGTATGCGCGCTCGGAACGCTGGTGATCGGCTGGATGCCGGGACTTGCCTACGATGTGCTCGCCCAATTTGGGCATTTTGGCGATTTTTTGCCGTAA
- a CDS encoding NuoB/complex I 20 kDa subunit family protein, which yields MDVKWDGFSQAEMEEVKRNVFLTTLEQLKGWARSNSLWPLTFGLACCAIEMMAVGGAHYDLDRFGSFFRASPRQSDVMIVSGTVTKKMAPLLRRLYEQMPEPKWVIGMGSCATAGGPYVKSYSVVKGVDQIVPVDVYIPGCPPNPAALIYGIHKVNYPPPTLRLEVGASSDLCVFAER from the coding sequence ATGGATGTAAAATGGGATGGCTTCTCGCAAGCGGAAATGGAAGAAGTGAAGCGCAACGTTTTTTTGACGACGCTCGAGCAGTTAAAAGGGTGGGCGCGCAGCAATTCGCTCTGGCCGCTGACGTTCGGCCTTGCCTGTTGCGCGATTGAGATGATGGCGGTCGGCGGCGCCCATTACGATCTCGACCGGTTTGGCTCGTTTTTCCGCGCCTCGCCGCGGCAATCAGACGTCATGATCGTCTCGGGAACGGTGACGAAAAAAATGGCGCCGCTGTTGCGCCGGTTGTACGAGCAAATGCCGGAGCCGAAATGGGTGATCGGCATGGGTTCGTGTGCAACAGCCGGCGGGCCGTATGTGAAATCATACAGCGTCGTCAAAGGGGTTGACCAAATCGTCCCAGTTGACGTGTACATACCTGGCTGTCCACCAAACCCTGCGGCGCTCATTTACGGCATTCATAAAGTGAACTACCCACCACCTACGCTTCGCTTAGAGGTGGGGGCTTCAAGCGACTTGTGTGTGTTCGCTGAACGGTAA
- a CDS encoding NADH-quinone oxidoreductase subunit A encodes MSNVYANSYLIIFVFLCLGVLLPIGALAVGRLLRPHVPDEAKATTYESGNIPFHDSRIQFQVRYYLFALLFVIFDVETVFLYPWAVVYDQLGLFALIEMVIFIFLLAIGLIYAWKKKVLRWM; translated from the coding sequence TTGAGCAACGTCTATGCGAACAGTTATTTGATTATTTTCGTCTTCCTTTGCCTCGGGGTGCTGCTGCCGATCGGGGCGCTTGCGGTTGGACGCTTGTTGCGGCCGCATGTGCCGGACGAGGCGAAGGCAACGACCTATGAAAGCGGTAACATACCCTTTCACGACTCGCGCATCCAGTTTCAAGTCCGCTATTATTTATTTGCCTTGCTATTTGTGATTTTTGACGTCGAGACGGTGTTTTTATATCCTTGGGCGGTTGTTTACGACCAGCTCGGCCTGTTTGCCTTGATTGAAATGGTGATCTTCATCTTCTTGCTTGCCATTGGTTTGATCTACGCTTGGAAAAAGAAGGTGTTACGATGGATGTAA
- a CDS encoding F0F1 ATP synthase subunit epsilon — translation MKTIHVSVVTPDGPVYEDDVEMVSIKAKSGELGILPGHIPLVAPLEISAARLKKGGKTQYIAVSGGFLEVRPDNVTILAQAAERAEDIDVLRAKAAKERAERRLQSQQDDIDFNRAELALKRALNRLNVAEMK, via the coding sequence ATGAAAACGATCCACGTGAGCGTCGTTACTCCTGATGGCCCGGTGTACGAAGACGATGTTGAAATGGTCAGCATCAAAGCGAAAAGCGGCGAGCTCGGCATTTTGCCGGGGCACATCCCGCTTGTCGCCCCGCTCGAGATCAGCGCGGCCCGGCTGAAAAAAGGCGGCAAAACGCAATACATTGCTGTCAGCGGCGGCTTTTTGGAAGTCCGCCCGGACAACGTGACGATTTTGGCTCAAGCTGCTGAACGGGCGGAGGACATTGACGTCCTCCGCGCCAAAGCGGCGAAAGAGCGGGCGGAGCGCCGCCTGCAAAGCCAGCAGGATGACATCGACTTCAACCGGGCCGAACTGGCGTTGAAACGCGCCTTGAACCGTTTGAATGTAGCGGAAATGAAGTAA
- the atpD gene encoding F0F1 ATP synthase subunit beta, with amino-acid sequence MTRGRVIQVMGPVVDVKFENGHLPAIYNALKIQHQARNENEVDIDLTLEVALHLGDDTVRTIAMASTDGLIRGMEVIDTGAPISVPVGEVTLGRVFNVLGEPIDLEGDIPADARRDPIHRPAPKFEELATEVEILETGIKVIDLLAPYIKGGKIGLFGGAGVGKTVLIQELIHNIAQEHGGISVFAGVGERTREGNDLYHEMKDSGVISKTAMVFGQMNEPPGARMRVALTGLTMAEYFRDEQGQDVLLFIDNIFRFTQAGSEVSALLGRMPSAVGYQPTLATEMGQLQERITSTAKGSITSIQAIYVPADDYTDPAPATTFSHLDATTNLERKLAEMGIYPAVDPLASTSRALAPEIVGEEHYQVARKVQQTLQRYKELQDIIAILGMEELSDEDKLVVHRARRIQFFLSQNFHVAEQFTGQPGSYVPVKETVRGFKEILEGKYDHLPEDAFRLVGRIEEVVEKAKAMGVEV; translated from the coding sequence ATGACAAGAGGACGCGTTATCCAAGTCATGGGTCCGGTTGTAGACGTCAAGTTTGAGAACGGCCACTTGCCGGCGATCTACAACGCCCTGAAAATTCAACATCAAGCGCGCAACGAAAACGAAGTCGACATCGACTTGACATTGGAAGTCGCCTTGCACCTTGGCGATGATACAGTACGGACGATCGCGATGGCGTCCACAGACGGCCTCATCCGCGGCATGGAAGTCATCGATACCGGTGCACCGATTTCGGTGCCGGTCGGCGAAGTCACGCTTGGCCGCGTGTTCAACGTCTTGGGAGAGCCGATCGACCTCGAAGGCGACATTCCGGCTGACGCCCGCCGCGACCCGATTCACCGTCCGGCGCCAAAATTCGAGGAATTGGCGACCGAAGTCGAAATTTTGGAAACGGGGATTAAAGTCATTGACTTGCTTGCCCCGTATATTAAAGGCGGAAAAATCGGTTTGTTCGGCGGCGCTGGCGTAGGAAAAACGGTCTTGATTCAAGAGCTGATCCACAACATCGCCCAAGAGCACGGCGGGATTTCCGTCTTTGCTGGCGTCGGCGAACGGACGCGCGAAGGGAACGACTTGTACCATGAAATGAAAGACTCCGGCGTTATCAGCAAAACCGCCATGGTGTTCGGGCAAATGAACGAGCCACCGGGGGCGCGGATGCGCGTCGCCTTGACCGGTTTGACGATGGCGGAGTACTTCCGCGATGAGCAAGGGCAAGACGTGCTGCTGTTTATCGACAACATTTTCCGCTTCACGCAGGCTGGTTCGGAAGTATCGGCATTGTTAGGACGCATGCCGTCGGCTGTTGGTTACCAACCGACATTGGCGACGGAGATGGGCCAATTGCAAGAGCGGATCACGTCGACGGCGAAAGGCTCGATCACCTCGATTCAAGCGATTTACGTCCCGGCCGACGACTATACGGACCCGGCTCCGGCCACGACGTTCTCGCACTTGGATGCGACGACGAACCTGGAGCGGAAGCTCGCGGAGATGGGGATTTATCCGGCCGTTGACCCGCTCGCCTCGACGTCGCGCGCGCTGGCGCCGGAAATCGTCGGCGAGGAGCACTATCAAGTCGCCCGCAAAGTGCAGCAAACGCTGCAACGTTATAAAGAATTGCAAGACATCATCGCCATCTTGGGGATGGAAGAACTGTCGGACGAAGACAAACTCGTCGTTCACCGCGCCCGCCGCATCCAGTTCTTCTTGTCGCAAAACTTCCACGTGGCGGAGCAGTTCACGGGCCAACCGGGCTCCTACGTGCCGGTCAAAGAAACGGTGCGCGGCTTTAAAGAAATTTTGGAAGGCAAATACGACCATCTTCCGGAAGATGCGTTCCGCTTAGTCGGCCGCATTGAAGAAGTCGTTGAAAAAGCGAAAGCGATGGGTGTCGAAGTGTGA
- a CDS encoding F0F1 ATP synthase subunit gamma encodes MASLRDIKTRINATKKTSQITKAMEMVSTSKLNRAEQNAKSFVPYMEKIQEVVANVALGAGGASHPMLVSRPVKKTGYLVITSDRGLAGAYNSNVLRLVYQTIQKRHASPDEYAIIVIGRVGLSFFRKRNMPVILDITRLPDQPSFDDIKEIARKTVGLFADGTFDELYMYYNHYVSAIQQEVTERKLLPLTDLAENKQRTVYEFEPSQEEILDVLLPQYAESLIYGALLDAKASEHAARMTAMKNATDNANELIRTLTLSYNRARQAAITQEITEIVAGANALQ; translated from the coding sequence TTGGCATCGTTACGCGATATTAAAACGCGCATCAATGCGACGAAGAAGACAAGCCAAATTACAAAAGCGATGGAAATGGTCTCGACGTCGAAGCTGAACCGCGCGGAGCAAAACGCGAAATCGTTCGTTCCATATATGGAGAAAATTCAAGAAGTCGTGGCCAATGTGGCGCTTGGCGCCGGAGGGGCTTCGCATCCGATGCTCGTTTCGCGCCCGGTGAAAAAAACCGGTTATCTCGTGATCACGTCGGATCGCGGTCTGGCTGGCGCGTACAATAGCAACGTGTTGCGCCTCGTGTACCAAACGATCCAAAAACGCCATGCTTCTCCGGACGAATATGCGATCATTGTCATCGGCCGCGTCGGGTTGAGCTTTTTCCGCAAGCGGAACATGCCGGTCATTCTCGACATCACCCGCTTGCCGGACCAGCCGTCGTTTGACGATATTAAAGAAATCGCCCGCAAAACGGTTGGGTTATTCGCCGACGGTACGTTTGACGAGCTGTATATGTATTACAACCATTACGTGAGCGCGATCCAGCAAGAGGTGACGGAACGGAAGCTTCTTCCGCTCACTGACTTGGCGGAGAATAAGCAGCGCACGGTGTACGAATTTGAACCGTCGCAAGAAGAAATTTTGGACGTCTTATTGCCGCAGTATGCGGAAAGCCTCATTTACGGCGCATTGCTCGATGCAAAAGCAAGCGAACACGCCGCCCGCATGACGGCGATGAAGAACGCAACGGACAATGCGAACGAGCTCATTCGCACATTGACGCTTTCCTACAACCGCGCTCGCCAAGCGGCGATTACGCAAGAAATTACGGAAATTGTCGCCGGAGCAAACGCCTTGCAATAG
- the atpA gene encoding F0F1 ATP synthase subunit alpha: protein MSIRAEEISALIKQQIENYESQIQVSDVGTVIQIGDGIARAHGLDNVMSGELVEFANGVMGMALNLEENNVGIVILGPYTGIKEGDEVRRTGRIMEVPVGEALIGRVVNPLGQPVDGLGPVETTETRPIESPAPGVMDRRSVHEPLQTGIKAIDALVPIGRGQRELIIGDRQTGKTSVAIDTIINQKDQNMICIYVAIGQKESTVRTVVETLRKHGALDYTIVVTASASQPAPLLFLAPYAGVAMGEYFMYKGQHVLVVYDDLSKQAAAYRELSLLLRRPPGREAYPGDIFYLHSRLLERAAKLSDAKGGGSLTALPFVETQAGDISAYIPTNVISITDGQIFLQSDLFFSGVRPAINAGLSVSRVGGAAQIKAMKKVAGTLRLDLAAYRELEAFAQFGSDLDKATQAKLARGARTVEVLKQDLHQPIPVEKQVLIIYALTRGFLDDIPVKDVRRFEKEFYLWLDQNGQHLLEHIRTTKDLPNEDDLNQAIEAFKKTFVVSQ, encoded by the coding sequence ATGAGCATTAGAGCGGAAGAAATCAGCGCGCTCATTAAGCAGCAGATTGAAAACTACGAATCGCAAATCCAAGTGAGCGATGTCGGCACCGTCATCCAAATCGGCGACGGGATCGCGCGCGCTCATGGGCTTGATAACGTCATGTCCGGCGAGCTTGTTGAATTTGCCAACGGCGTGATGGGCATGGCGCTCAACTTGGAAGAAAACAACGTCGGGATTGTTATTTTAGGGCCGTATACCGGCATCAAAGAAGGAGACGAAGTGCGCCGCACAGGCCGGATCATGGAAGTGCCGGTCGGGGAGGCGCTCATCGGCCGCGTTGTCAACCCGCTCGGCCAGCCTGTCGATGGCTTAGGCCCGGTGGAAACGACCGAAACGCGCCCGATCGAGAGCCCGGCGCCGGGCGTTATGGACCGGAGATCGGTGCATGAGCCGCTGCAAACCGGGATTAAAGCGATCGACGCGCTCGTGCCGATCGGCCGCGGCCAGCGCGAGCTCATCATCGGCGACCGGCAAACGGGGAAAACGTCCGTCGCCATTGACACGATCATCAACCAAAAAGACCAAAACATGATTTGTATTTATGTCGCCATCGGGCAAAAAGAATCGACGGTCCGCACCGTTGTCGAAACGCTCCGCAAACACGGCGCGCTCGACTATACGATCGTCGTCACCGCTTCGGCGTCGCAGCCGGCTCCGCTTTTGTTCTTGGCGCCGTATGCCGGTGTGGCGATGGGCGAGTATTTCATGTATAAAGGCCAACACGTGTTAGTGGTCTATGACGATTTATCGAAACAAGCCGCGGCATACCGTGAATTGTCGCTCTTGCTTCGCCGTCCGCCGGGTCGTGAAGCGTATCCGGGGGATATTTTCTACTTGCACTCCCGCCTGCTTGAGCGCGCAGCGAAATTGAGCGATGCCAAAGGCGGCGGTTCGTTGACTGCGCTTCCGTTCGTCGAAACGCAAGCGGGCGACATTTCCGCCTACATTCCGACGAACGTCATCTCGATTACGGACGGGCAAATTTTCTTGCAATCGGACTTGTTCTTCTCCGGCGTCCGCCCAGCGATCAACGCAGGGTTGTCCGTTTCGCGCGTCGGTGGGGCAGCACAAATCAAAGCGATGAAAAAAGTAGCCGGGACGCTTCGTTTGGACTTGGCCGCTTACCGTGAGCTCGAAGCGTTCGCCCAATTCGGCTCCGACCTCGATAAAGCGACGCAGGCGAAGCTCGCCCGCGGGGCGCGCACGGTCGAAGTGCTGAAGCAAGATTTGCATCAGCCGATTCCGGTCGAAAAACAAGTGTTGATCATCTATGCATTGACGCGCGGCTTTTTGGACGACATTCCGGTTAAAGATGTGCGCCGTTTCGAGAAAGAGTTTTACTTGTGGCTCGACCAAAACGGCCAACACTTGCTTGAGCACATCCGCACGACGAAAGATCTTCCGAACGAAGACGATCTCAATCAAGCGATCGAAGCGTTCAAGAAAACGTTTGTCGTTTCACAATAA
- a CDS encoding F0F1 ATP synthase subunit delta, with amino-acid sequence MNQEVIAKRYASALFQIALEQQQLDWIEEDVRAVRQALAENGEFLSLLSNPNLSLEKKKALVREVFAGVSAPVKNTLLLLLERHRFGLVPELADQFIALANDARGIAEAIAYSARPLTDEELQALSDVFAKKVGKATLHIENIVEPELIGGVKLRIGNRIYDGSVSGQLERIQRQLIG; translated from the coding sequence ATGAACCAAGAAGTGATCGCCAAACGGTATGCATCCGCTTTGTTCCAAATCGCGCTCGAACAACAGCAGCTTGACTGGATCGAGGAAGACGTCCGCGCCGTACGCCAAGCGTTGGCGGAAAACGGCGAGTTTTTATCTCTTCTTTCCAACCCGAATCTTTCTTTAGAAAAGAAAAAAGCGCTTGTTCGTGAAGTGTTCGCCGGCGTTTCTGCTCCGGTGAAAAACACGCTTTTGCTTCTTCTTGAGCGCCATCGCTTCGGCCTTGTGCCTGAACTGGCCGATCAGTTTATCGCCCTTGCCAACGATGCGCGCGGCATCGCTGAAGCGATCGCCTATTCGGCGCGCCCGTTGACGGACGAAGAACTGCAGGCGCTTTCTGACGTGTTTGCCAAAAAGGTTGGCAAAGCAACGCTCCACATTGAAAATATCGTCGAGCCGGAACTGATTGGCGGCGTGAAGCTGCGCATCGGCAACCGCATTTATGACGGCAGCGTCAGCGGGCAGCTTGAACGGATTCAGCGGCAGCTCATTGGTTAA
- a CDS encoding F0F1 ATP synthase subunit B has protein sequence MWKANVLVLGEAAHGISGGTIIYQLLMFIILLALLRKFAWQPLMNIMKQREEHIANEIDQAEKRRQEAEKLLAEQRELMKQSRQEAQALIENARKFAEEQKEQIVASARAEAERVKETAKQEIEREKEQAMAALREQVASLSVFIASKVIEKELTEQDQRKLIEAYIKDVQEAGGAR, from the coding sequence TTGTGGAAGGCAAACGTATTGGTGCTCGGCGAAGCGGCGCATGGCATCAGCGGCGGCACGATTATTTACCAATTGCTGATGTTCATTATTTTGCTGGCCTTGTTGCGCAAATTCGCTTGGCAGCCGTTAATGAATATCATGAAACAACGTGAAGAACATATCGCGAACGAAATCGACCAAGCGGAAAAACGCCGCCAAGAAGCGGAAAAACTGCTGGCAGAGCAGCGTGAACTGATGAAGCAATCGCGTCAAGAAGCGCAAGCGCTCATCGAAAATGCGCGCAAGTTTGCCGAAGAGCAGAAAGAACAAATCGTCGCCTCGGCCCGTGCGGAAGCGGAACGGGTGAAAGAAACGGCGAAACAAGAAATCGAGCGCGAAAAAGAACAGGCAATGGCCGCGCTCCGCGAACAAGTGGCGTCGTTGTCTGTCTTCATCGCTTCGAAAGTGATTGAAAAAGAGTTGACCGAGCAAGATCAACGCAAGCTGATCGAAGCGTACATCAAAGACGTTCAAGAGGCAGGAGGAGCGCGATGA
- the atpE gene encoding F0F1 ATP synthase subunit C: protein MSLGVLAAAIAVGLGALGAGIGNGLIVSRTIEGIARQPELRPVLQTTMFIGVALVEALPIIGVVFSFIYLGR, encoded by the coding sequence ATGAGTTTGGGTGTACTTGCAGCTGCGATTGCGGTAGGTTTAGGGGCGTTAGGCGCCGGCATCGGCAACGGATTGATCGTCAGCCGTACCATCGAAGGGATTGCTCGTCAACCAGAATTGCGTCCGGTTTTGCAAACGACGATGTTCATCGGGGTCGCGTTGGTTGAGGCGCTTCCGATCATCGGTGTCGTCTTCTCGTTCATTTACTTAGGTCGATAA
- the atpB gene encoding F0F1 ATP synthase subunit A, with translation MEHKAPLVEFLGLTFNLSDMLMITITCLIVFIIAVAATRSLQLRPTGMQNFMEWVFDFVRGIINSTMDWQTGGRFLTLGVTLIMYVFVANMLGLPFSVHVNGELWWKSPTADATVTLTLAVMVVALTHYYGVKMKGASDYLRDYTRPVAWLFPLKIIEEFANTLTLGLRLFGNIYAGEILLGLLASLGTHYGVLGAVGAAIPMMVWQAFSIFVGTIQAFIFTMLTMVYMAHKVSHDH, from the coding sequence ATGGAGCATAAAGCGCCGCTTGTCGAATTTTTAGGCCTTACGTTTAATTTATCTGATATGTTGATGATTACGATCACCTGTTTGATCGTTTTCATCATTGCTGTTGCGGCTACTCGCTCGCTTCAGTTGCGCCCGACGGGGATGCAAAACTTTATGGAGTGGGTCTTTGACTTTGTTAGAGGCATCATTAACAGCACAATGGATTGGCAAACGGGCGGCCGCTTTTTGACGCTGGGGGTCACGCTCATCATGTATGTGTTTGTGGCCAATATGCTTGGACTGCCGTTTTCCGTCCATGTCAACGGCGAACTTTGGTGGAAATCGCCAACCGCGGATGCGACCGTTACGTTGACGCTGGCGGTGATGGTCGTCGCCCTCACCCACTACTATGGGGTGAAAATGAAAGGGGCATCCGACTATTTGCGCGATTACACCCGTCCAGTCGCCTGGTTGTTCCCACTTAAAATCATCGAAGAGTTTGCCAACACGCTGACGCTCGGTTTGCGTCTTTTCGGGAACATTTACGCCGGGGAAATTTTGCTTGGCTTGCTCGCCAGCCTTGGCACGCATTACGGTGTGCTTGGCGCTGTTGGCGCAGCCATTCCGATGATGGTGTGGCAAGCGTTCAGTATTTTTGTCGGAACGATTCAGGCGTTCATTTTTACGATGTTAACCATGGTTTATATGGCTCATAAGGTCAGTCATGACCATTGA
- a CDS encoding ATP synthase subunit I, producing the protein MIDRIIKRIQKQSSVLMVGYAVGWILTSYEAWFFSLLIGTATGLYSIRLLARRVIKAGEAMAEGRRPPSLGTMIRFALVAAVALFVSRYPQHLSVMPVVIGLATPYILLVANHFLHND; encoded by the coding sequence ATGATTGATAGGATCATAAAACGAATACAAAAGCAATCGTCGGTGCTAATGGTAGGTTATGCGGTAGGATGGATATTGACCAGTTATGAAGCGTGGTTTTTTAGTTTGCTCATTGGAACAGCAACAGGGCTGTACAGCATTCGCTTGCTGGCCCGGCGTGTCATAAAAGCAGGAGAAGCGATGGCCGAGGGACGGCGCCCTCCTTCGCTTGGGACCATGATTCGATTTGCGCTGGTTGCCGCCGTTGCGCTGTTTGTGTCCCGGTATCCCCAACATTTGTCCGTTATGCCGGTCGTCATCGGCTTGGCCACCCCATATATCCTATTGGTAGCAAATCATTTTTTACATAATGACTAA
- a CDS encoding AtpZ/AtpI family protein, giving the protein MKKNNRHPFRAIGLMSAITSQLVGCTLVGLFGGRWVDRQLDSEPLFLVIGLLLGLAAGVFATLKTIRRFFGE; this is encoded by the coding sequence ATGAAAAAAAATAACCGTCATCCTTTTCGGGCCATCGGCTTGATGTCAGCGATCACATCACAGCTAGTCGGCTGTACATTAGTTGGTTTATTTGGCGGCAGATGGGTTGACCGACAATTGGACAGTGAACCGCTTTTCCTTGTTATTGGTTTGTTGCTCGGCTTAGCAGCGGGAGTGTTCGCCACGCTGAAAACAATTCGGCGTTTTTTTGGGGAATAA